In Candidatus Binatia bacterium, a single genomic region encodes these proteins:
- the secG gene encoding preprotein translocase subunit SecG, producing MITVVTIIHIIVSIGLILVVLLQTGKGADMGAVFGGSSSTIFGSSGAGNFLTRLTTGMAIVFMITSLTLGYFSGKKPASSVFDAGTEQSVP from the coding sequence TAACGATCATTCACATCATCGTCAGCATCGGCCTCATCCTGGTCGTGCTGCTGCAAACCGGGAAAGGGGCCGACATGGGCGCCGTCTTCGGCGGGTCCAGCTCGACCATCTTCGGCAGCAGCGGCGCCGGCAATTTTCTCACGCGGCTCACGACCGGAATGGCGATCGTATTCATGATAACATCGTTGACCTTGGGATATTTCTCCGGCAAAAAGCCGGCGTCCAGTGTCTTTGATGCCGGCACGGAACAGTCGGTTCCGCA